One region of Olleya sp. Hel_I_94 genomic DNA includes:
- the coaE gene encoding dephospho-CoA kinase (Dephospho-CoA kinase (CoaE) performs the final step in coenzyme A biosynthesis.), with product MTPIIVGLTGGIGSGKTTVANYFKALDVPVYIADNEAKALMDRSKVIKRKLIKLFGDSAYVEDTLNKPFIASQIFSNQALLKKMNAIVHPKVAKHFSNWVKKQNAPYVISEVAIIFENGSQGKYDYIITVVAPEQTRLNRVIKRDNSSEAKVKAIMNNQWTDQQKTECSDFVINNTDLKDTKLQVQNIHSKLLKSITKN from the coding sequence AGGCTTAACAGGAGGTATAGGTAGCGGAAAAACTACAGTTGCTAATTATTTTAAAGCATTAGATGTGCCAGTTTATATTGCTGATAATGAAGCCAAAGCATTAATGGATCGTTCTAAAGTTATTAAACGTAAATTAATTAAGCTTTTTGGAGATAGTGCTTACGTTGAGGATACATTAAATAAACCTTTTATTGCTAGTCAGATATTTAGTAATCAAGCTTTACTAAAAAAAATGAATGCAATTGTGCACCCAAAAGTTGCAAAACATTTTTCTAATTGGGTAAAAAAACAAAACGCACCATACGTTATTAGCGAAGTCGCTATAATTTTTGAAAACGGAAGTCAAGGCAAATACGATTATATTATTACTGTCGTAGCACCAGAACAGACTAGACTAAATCGAGTAATTAAACGTGATAACTCGTCTGAAGCTAAGGTTAAGGCAATCATGAATAACCAATGGACTGACCAACAAAAGACAGAATGTTCAGATTTTGTAATTAATAATACCGATTTAAAAGACACAAAACTTCAGGTTCAAAATATTCATAGTAAACTCTTAAAATCTATAACAAAGAATTAA